TCGATACCGGTGCAGGAAGGGCATCCGATTATATCTACGGCCCATCAGCTCCGCGAAGCGTGTTTGCAGGGATAAAACTAACGCTTTGAAACATATTGAATCGAGTAGGAGGAAAATAAAATAGTTTTCCTCCTATTTTATTTTCCGACCTCTCACACCACCGTACGTACGGATCTCGTATACGGCGGTTCCTTAACATTACCGTCTCACCGCTTCATAATAATCCGTAAAGAAAACGTAACCGGCTTTGCATAAACGTTCATTTGTAATAGTACGGGTTAGTATATAGCTTTTGGCGATATGCCAATAACCTTTCCTCGTGTTACCCCACTCGTAGGCTTTGTATTTATTAATACCGAGCTTGATGAGATTGGTCACTTTGGTCTTTATCCGTTTCCATTGTTTCCAGATTACCATGCGTAACCGTCGGCGATACCACATATCCGTCTTTTCTAACAAACTTCTCATATCTGCCAGTTTGAAGTATTGCACCCAGCCTTTAATATAGTAACCGAGTGCTGTCTTCCTGCGCTCGTTTCCCCACCCGTTGCTTCTGGATGTCAGCTCTTTGATTTTGGCTTTCATCTTTATCACACTTTTGGGGTGTATTCTTAGCCTGCATTCTCCCTTGTAACGGTAGAAACCGTAGCCAAGAAAGTTGATATCCCTGATGGAGGCAACTTTGGTTTTATCCCGATTGACTTTAAGGAAAAGTTTCTCCTCTATATAAGAAGTAATACTTTTCATAGTTCTTTCGGCACCTCGTTTGCTTTTACATAGTATAACCAAGTCATCGGCATATCGTACAAACTTATGTCCCCTTCTTTCAAGCTCCCAGTCTAACTCATTAAGAAGGACGTTACCAAGCAGGGGACTTAATGGTCCACCCTGCGGTACTCCTTCAAGAGTCTCACCAAAGCGTCCATCTTGTTGTATTACACCTGCATTAAGGTATTTATGAATGAGTGATACCACCCTGCCATCTTTAATGGTTCGGGATAGTACCTCAATCAGTTTGCCGTGTACTACCGTGTCAAAGAATCTTTCCAAGTCCATATCTACTGCATGGATATATCCCTCGGTGATGTACTGTTGACATTTTTGGACTGCCTGGTGAGCTGACCGCCTGGGTCTGAACCCATAGCTGTGGTCAGAGAACTGTGGCTCGTAAATAAGGGATAGTTGTTGTGATATGCTTTGCTGGATAACTCTGTCTACTACTGTAGGAATACCCAACTGGCGCTGTTTGCCGTTTCCCTTGGGTATTAATACCCGTCGTGTCGGATGGGGGCGATATTTACCCCTTAGAATAGAGCTTATCTGTGCATCCTTATGGTTGACAAGATAATCTTTTAAAGAATCCACCTCCATCTTGTCTACTCCTGCTGCACCTTTATTGCTCTTTACTCGCTTGTAAGCTGCATTAAGGTTGGCAGGTGAAAGAATGCTTTCAAGAAGTCCATTCTCTTTGCGGTTTTCCGGTTCGGTGAGGTTGTTCTCAGTTATCCACAGGAAAGTCTGCCCTCCCGCATAGCCTTCGGATGCCGTCCTATTCTTCTGCGGGCAGGTCTCTGCTTTATCAAAGATTTTCTGCCTTCTTCCTTTCATACTATGGTAACATTCATTTACTACTCGCCCATTAAGGTTCAGCCCTTCCCATACTTAAGGTGACATATGGTACTATGGCTTCTGCTGACTTCTTGCGGCAAGCTTTACTCCGCTATGGTGCATCGAATGAATCATCTTCGCCAAACGTCCGCAAGACCTCCCGTGGTAAGGCAATTAACTTTTATCCCATATCCCCGCCGCATTTACATCCCTGTGTCCGTATAGTCTTTGGATTTTGACTTGAAATGCAGTCTTATCCCACAGGTTATGCCTGTATACGATTCGTGTTACTCGGGGCAGGACTTTGCCGTGGGCTTCCTTCAGATTCCACCTCACGATGGACACCCTTGCCGTTGGCTAATGGTTGGCGACTATAAACCTCCATAATGGACTTTCACCATCGAGTTAATCACCATGCACGGCGCACATTCTGAACTCCAGGAAATTACAACTCCTGGAGTTTAGGTTTTGATCAAACCTACCACTGTATTGAATAGCCTCCCTCCGTGTATTTTTCGAATCTAAAAACAAACCGGCTTGTGGTATATGCACCTAAAATCCCCAATCCGTTTTCTACGTTTGTCCGTACTTGTACTGGCTCCACAAAAGGGTTTTCATCCACATTATACGCTTTGGCGGCAGAAACCACAAATTGATAATAATCGGAAGACATACTGGATAAGGCGATAACATATTCTTTCGTGAAAGGACCACCGGCATTGATGATTTCTTCGTTTCCATTTGGCCTTTTCATGACGGTTTTGAGGTTCTCATAGTATTCAAAATTAAAAAACAGCTCTCTTCCGTTCACCAATGCATCGGAAAAAATATTCTCCAGTTGCCTTTTATAACCGGAATCTTCTTCTCCCCACAAAACTTCTTCGAGCGGGTTACCCGTATCCGAAATGTTTCCTTTCAACACTTTGCTCAACTCTACCTTTTGCAACTCTTTTCCGATGGACTTATCCTTATCGTACAAATTGTGTTCGGCTTTGATAAAATAAAAATTCTCCTCGTTCTTTTCCTCTTTTAAGCGTAAGCGGATCTTGTTAACATGCTCCCATTGCTTAAATGTATACCCCGGATCATCGGTGAATTGGCTGGAAACATCTTTTACCGTATGCGTAAGGGTAGAATCCGCCAATTCAAACACCGGAGCCTGCGGAATCCCGGTTTTCGCTTTTACCGCTTCGAAACCCGGAGCCGATGCGCGGACTTCAATCTCATCGCCAATTCGCGGACGATATTGCCCGGCGTAATTCCCCTCATTGCCGTAAACAAGCTTTTCCTTCAACACCCCGTTCACGTATAGCTCTACGGAAGCGTTTTCGATAGACACGTAGGGTGTATGGTCATCCATGACAAAACGGCTTTTTGAAAGATGTACCGTTACATTTTCATCGGGCGTGAGATAACCGTTCAATACCAGAACCGGTTTTTTTACATCTCCTTTAAATTCGATTTCTTTTTCGCAGGCGCAGA
This portion of the Petrimonas sulfuriphila genome encodes:
- the ltrA gene encoding group II intron reverse transcriptase/maturase, with product MKGRRQKIFDKAETCPQKNRTASEGYAGGQTFLWITENNLTEPENRKENGLLESILSPANLNAAYKRVKSNKGAAGVDKMEVDSLKDYLVNHKDAQISSILRGKYRPHPTRRVLIPKGNGKQRQLGIPTVVDRVIQQSISQQLSLIYEPQFSDHSYGFRPRRSAHQAVQKCQQYITEGYIHAVDMDLERFFDTVVHGKLIEVLSRTIKDGRVVSLIHKYLNAGVIQQDGRFGETLEGVPQGGPLSPLLGNVLLNELDWELERRGHKFVRYADDLVILCKSKRGAERTMKSITSYIEEKLFLKVNRDKTKVASIRDINFLGYGFYRYKGECRLRIHPKSVIKMKAKIKELTSRSNGWGNERRKTALGYYIKGWVQYFKLADMRSLLEKTDMWYRRRLRMVIWKQWKRIKTKVTNLIKLGINKYKAYEWGNTRKGYWHIAKSYILTRTITNERLCKAGYVFFTDYYEAVRR
- a CDS encoding DUF4249 domain-containing protein; the encoded protein is MNKKSIFCIILLCALLFCACEKEIEFKGDVKKPVLVLNGYLTPDENVTVHLSKSRFVMDDHTPYVSIENASVELYVNGVLKEKLVYGNEGNYAGQYRPRIGDEIEVRASAPGFEAVKAKTGIPQAPVFELADSTLTHTVKDVSSQFTDDPGYTFKQWEHVNKIRLRLKEEKNEENFYFIKAEHNLYDKDKSIGKELQKVELSKVLKGNISDTGNPLEEVLWGEEDSGYKRQLENIFSDALVNGRELFFNFEYYENLKTVMKRPNGNEEIINAGGPFTKEYVIALSSMSSDYYQFVVSAAKAYNVDENPFVEPVQVRTNVENGLGILGAYTTSRFVFRFEKYTEGGYSIQW